From the genome of Denticeps clupeoides chromosome 4, fDenClu1.1, whole genome shotgun sequence, one region includes:
- the LOC114788009 gene encoding uncharacterized protein LOC114788009 isoform X3: MAGHVVLSYQWAKQPLVKRTYDRLKESGWPAWMDVEDAASGSDSDVTAGGVEGAAIVCPFMTPAYQGSRSSRRELNCADGQGVTIVPVMVAKNWEASEWLGLLTAGLLWVDFRDAEKDEEHFDRCMKHLEAELMFVAGNLLAGETPLNQIKPSSETSRPRMVKAGRSFRHALTQLYIVQQDGITVALHENPGDNRYWEEIRGTGCKYYRNLVYSGHLGFDPNGDTLHTKESPSGSEGWLLMVDERNQSHERAVIIKNKSSGKILAVQNGCLIGLSSYTEDCKWFLE, from the exons ATGGCCGGTCACGTCGTGCTTTCTTACCAGTGGGCAAAGCAGCCACTGGTGAAGAGGACCTACGACCGGCTGAAGGAGAGCGGCTGGCCGGCGTGGATGGACGTAGAAGATGCGGCCTCGGGGAGTGACAGTGACGT AACGGCTGGTGGTGTTGAAGGGGCAGCTATCGTGTGCCCCTTCATGACACCTGCGTACCAAGGTTCGAGGAGCAGCAGGCGAGAGTTAAACTGCGCCGACGGCCAAGGAGTGACCATCGTTCCGGTCATGGTCGCGAAAAACTGGGAGGCGAGCGAGTGGCTGGGGCTGCTCACTGCCGGCCTCCTCTGGGTGGACTTCAG GGATGCAGAAAAAGACGAGGAGCACTTTGACAGATGCATGAAGCATCTGGAGGCAGAGCTCATGTTTGTTGCTGGAAACCTTCTTGCCGGTGAAACGCCACTGAATCAGATAAAGCCCTCCTCTGAGACGTCAAGGCCGAGGATGGTGAAAGCGGGTCGAAGTTTCCGTCATGCACTCACTCAACTTTACATCGTACAACAAG ATGGGATCACTGTGGCACTCCATGAAAACCCAGGAGACAACAGGTACTGGGAGGAAATCAGGGGAACAGGATGCAAATACTACAGGAACCTGGTGTACAGCGGACACCTTG GGTTTGATCCTAACGGTGACACATTGCATACTAAAGAAAGCCCCAGTGGGTCTGAAGGGTGGCTTCTGATGGTTGACGAGAGGAACCAAAGTCATGAACGAGCTGTGATCATCAAGAACAAAAGTTCTGGAAAGATCTTGGCTGTGCAGAATGGCTGCTTGATTGGGCTGTCTTCATATACCGAAGATTGCAAATGGTTTCTTGAATGA
- the LOC114788009 gene encoding uncharacterized protein LOC114788009 isoform X2, with protein MAGHVVLSYQWAKQPLVKRTYDRLKESGWPAWMDVEDAASGSDSDVTAGGVEGAAIVCPFMTPAYQGSRSSRRELNCADGQGVTIVPVMVAKNWEASEWLGLLTAGLLWVDFRDAEKDEEHFDRCMKHLEAELMFVAGNLLAGETPLNQIKPSSETSRPRMVKAGRSFRHALTQLYIVQQADGITVALHENPGDNRYWEEIRGTGCKYYRNLVYSGHLGFDPNGDTLHTKESPSGSEGWLLMVDERNQSHERAVIIKNKSSGKILAVQNGCLIGLSSYTEDCKWFLE; from the exons ATGGCCGGTCACGTCGTGCTTTCTTACCAGTGGGCAAAGCAGCCACTGGTGAAGAGGACCTACGACCGGCTGAAGGAGAGCGGCTGGCCGGCGTGGATGGACGTAGAAGATGCGGCCTCGGGGAGTGACAGTGACGT AACGGCTGGTGGTGTTGAAGGGGCAGCTATCGTGTGCCCCTTCATGACACCTGCGTACCAAGGTTCGAGGAGCAGCAGGCGAGAGTTAAACTGCGCCGACGGCCAAGGAGTGACCATCGTTCCGGTCATGGTCGCGAAAAACTGGGAGGCGAGCGAGTGGCTGGGGCTGCTCACTGCCGGCCTCCTCTGGGTGGACTTCAG GGATGCAGAAAAAGACGAGGAGCACTTTGACAGATGCATGAAGCATCTGGAGGCAGAGCTCATGTTTGTTGCTGGAAACCTTCTTGCCGGTGAAACGCCACTGAATCAGATAAAGCCCTCCTCTGAGACGTCAAGGCCGAGGATGGTGAAAGCGGGTCGAAGTTTCCGTCATGCACTCACTCAACTTTACATCGTACAACAAG CAGATGGGATCACTGTGGCACTCCATGAAAACCCAGGAGACAACAGGTACTGGGAGGAAATCAGGGGAACAGGATGCAAATACTACAGGAACCTGGTGTACAGCGGACACCTTG GGTTTGATCCTAACGGTGACACATTGCATACTAAAGAAAGCCCCAGTGGGTCTGAAGGGTGGCTTCTGATGGTTGACGAGAGGAACCAAAGTCATGAACGAGCTGTGATCATCAAGAACAAAAGTTCTGGAAAGATCTTGGCTGTGCAGAATGGCTGCTTGATTGGGCTGTCTTCATATACCGAAGATTGCAAATGGTTTCTTGAATGA
- the LOC114788009 gene encoding uncharacterized protein LOC114788009 isoform X1 codes for MAGHVVLSYQWAKQPLVKRTYDRLKESGWPAWMDVEDAASGSDSDVTAGGVEGAAIVCPFMTPAYQGSRSSRRELNCADGQGVTIVPVMVAKNWEASEWLGLLTAGLLWVDFRDAEKDEEHFDRCMKHLEAELMFVAGNLLAGETPLNQIKPSSETSRPRMVKAGRSFRHALTQLYIVQQEADGITVALHENPGDNRYWEEIRGTGCKYYRNLVYSGHLGFDPNGDTLHTKESPSGSEGWLLMVDERNQSHERAVIIKNKSSGKILAVQNGCLIGLSSYTEDCKWFLE; via the exons ATGGCCGGTCACGTCGTGCTTTCTTACCAGTGGGCAAAGCAGCCACTGGTGAAGAGGACCTACGACCGGCTGAAGGAGAGCGGCTGGCCGGCGTGGATGGACGTAGAAGATGCGGCCTCGGGGAGTGACAGTGACGT AACGGCTGGTGGTGTTGAAGGGGCAGCTATCGTGTGCCCCTTCATGACACCTGCGTACCAAGGTTCGAGGAGCAGCAGGCGAGAGTTAAACTGCGCCGACGGCCAAGGAGTGACCATCGTTCCGGTCATGGTCGCGAAAAACTGGGAGGCGAGCGAGTGGCTGGGGCTGCTCACTGCCGGCCTCCTCTGGGTGGACTTCAG GGATGCAGAAAAAGACGAGGAGCACTTTGACAGATGCATGAAGCATCTGGAGGCAGAGCTCATGTTTGTTGCTGGAAACCTTCTTGCCGGTGAAACGCCACTGAATCAGATAAAGCCCTCCTCTGAGACGTCAAGGCCGAGGATGGTGAAAGCGGGTCGAAGTTTCCGTCATGCACTCACTCAACTTTACATCGTACAACAAG AAGCAGATGGGATCACTGTGGCACTCCATGAAAACCCAGGAGACAACAGGTACTGGGAGGAAATCAGGGGAACAGGATGCAAATACTACAGGAACCTGGTGTACAGCGGACACCTTG GGTTTGATCCTAACGGTGACACATTGCATACTAAAGAAAGCCCCAGTGGGTCTGAAGGGTGGCTTCTGATGGTTGACGAGAGGAACCAAAGTCATGAACGAGCTGTGATCATCAAGAACAAAAGTTCTGGAAAGATCTTGGCTGTGCAGAATGGCTGCTTGATTGGGCTGTCTTCATATACCGAAGATTGCAAATGGTTTCTTGAATGA